atacaaagaGAAAGCGTATATCTTTAACAGAACATGCATGCAGATGAACAtcaaaatttggaattttttaaaacagataacaacatgtatagtaaaaCAATGATTGTTAGAGATCACAAGAGACTTTAAGTAAAATCCTCCATTCCCCATAGTTCAATAATTCCTATGCACATGTAATATACTGAAAACAGCCAGGGACCACAATGTGCTTGATAGAGCCTATTTGGTGCTTGAGCAGTCACTGTAAAAGTGAACAGTTTCACTGTATCAAATACTGTACagtaagtgtacttatattagcgcagctaaattttagcgcaaacGCCTTAAATTGAGTAGTTTCGACTTATTAGCGCGTACTTGTATTAGCTCAGTATCAGCAGCGCTAAAATAGCCAATCTGAAACACAAATTTCCGATAAAATAAGCAATGGCCCGAACGTGACCGTTGTGTCAAACAGTTTTGCCTGGAACTATatatactcattttttttttctttaaaaatattacttaataataTTTGCATTTGGATTAcgtcttttttgtttaaataataagCAATATAGATATTGTGCATGttgatctgttttctttttctttcttttctaacTGCGGAAAAATCTCATATTGATAATGTTATTAAATCGACCAGACACGCAAATAAATGTACATTCGTTTAGATCAGTGTTAATCTGTATACTGTAACTTTATACATGAATACAGTGCAGCATgttgataattgtttgttttcaaattcacacttggctttcaaagcagtaaaatgttagaaattaGCTCAACCAGACAAACTGGCGATCTACTCCGAAGGTGTTATATACGATGTTTACGGACAATGGCGAAGATCGAAAAATGAAACTTAATTTACAAATTATATGAGTTCTGCACTAATGTTCAAACAGGTTTAATCATTATATTCAAAACTTTCTGCAGAATATCAGTTAagaatgcagttattgtcatatttacacaatagaTATGTATTTCTCTGTGTTCAGTTGTATTGTAATAACAGTATTTTCGATGcgataaatgttattttttttattagaaaagcctttcatttcagtctaatattagtGCTAGACATGAATTAGTGCAAACCCGATCCCGCTAATAGTGcgaaaattagtactccgctaatattaatacacttacagtattgaaaaaagtaattttcaattACTGAAGctgattttttatttcaaaattataaatcTGAAATGGGTCTGAAAAGTGAAAAACTGGTCTAAAACTGAGAGATTGGCAATTTCTGAAGTCCTGTTTGCTAGAATAATACCTGTAACAATTACTATATATGAAAGACAACTTCAGTCCTACCTACCTCTGATACCCAGTGAGACACATCTTCAGTTGTCCACAGTGGTACTTGTTGCGAAAGTTTGTGTGGAGTTTCCTCCCCTATTGTTTGTAACGCTTCTCTTGCAAGACGTGATGCTACAGCATTTGGGCTGCTCGCAACTTTCCTCAGTGGCTCTATCACACCAATGTCATAAAAAATCTGCAAAGACACTTCAAATTTACTTCTGCACAAACTGTACTATTATACAATAATATAGTTCCGTGGGCAtgtattttaatggttttaacaaaaaCAGCAATTTTGAAGGGATATGAACACatggattttaatttttgaacacaacatgaatgggaattttatgtGTACTTTGTGACTTAATTTTGTGGACTGACGGAACAACAAAATCATtgaaattagtcccccacaattattgatgatttcacagtattcagaTACACCATTCTTCCTGTGCGTTTTTAGCAATAGTCCCCCTTTCCCCTCCTTTGTAAAAAGTTGCACTTCCGAAGACTCCATTTTGGCTTGGCTTTCCTGTCTCATATTATCATTGGTCACAGGAACTGAACCAATACttgaaatcaaaaatattatcatGAAATATTCCTACATTGGAATCCCTAAGGGAGTCAGTGGGCAGTGGACCACAGTGCTAGTGGCTCAGGTTTGATACCCAGTTGTGCCAAGGATGGGTAAAAGTGGAGTGTGGGCAGGCAAAAACTGTAACTGTTGCCTTCATGCAactgaaatatatgaaaaatccAAAGAAATACTTCTCAGAAAATCATGTGCTACTTTTTTGCTACAGTGTATTGCAATAATCTCTTCACATCATTATAGTACATTTGGGCAACCAAAAATTGGGTTTGGGCAGGTAAAAATAATAGCTGAAGTTGCCCTATTGGCAAGTCCTCCATACACCATTCAGTGTAGGGTACTGACTAAATTGGTACAATTTCCACTAGTTATATAGACCTAGCCTTGATGTCTTGGAGGTGACAAATGATGTGGGCTCAGCTGGAAAGAAGTTATTTGATCCATTCGACCATCTACATTAAATAAAAAACCTTTACCCTTACATATTAAACAGTATCATTTTAAACCTGAAAGTTCTCAGACCAAGAATTCTGAAGAACCGGTATGTGTTCAATTAATTTTCAACTAAGCCATTTACAAGTCTGCACCTTCAGTCCAGGTGGTAGAGCATAAAACTATAACATTAGAGGTCATATGTTGTGTCAATTAAGTAACTTGCAAAGAACAACCCTgtaaaaatccagaaaaaaaaacagggtaGCTTACATTGCAACTGACTGCAActgcatgtacatgtaaataaattcttcaattctgttaaaaaaacaaggagctgcgttcaataaatgcttgatggggcagtggcatccttgttgatagattttgcacctaagtccaaaacgaggtcaaggtcaaactgaggtcaggtgatgtttgaagatgagaaatgttcaCAGGTtccatctgtattagtatcaattcatttttgtaaggggtattgatgctagacgaaacggtcccatttggttaaccaagagatggcccatataaagcaaactaagtccaaaatgaggtcaaggtcaaggtcaaactgaggtcaggtgatgtctgaagatgaggaatggtcacaggttacaactgcattagtatcaagtcattctagtaaggggtattgatgctagacgtaacggtcccatttggttaaccttgtacggacagacgaacgaatggacaggacaatcactatatgcctcccgcatcagtagatgccggggcataaaaaaaatgtatgcaaCAGAATTTACCTCGTTTTTGCCTTGTTCTGATTTTATAGCAGCTTCCATAGCAAAATGGAATGCAGCCAATGCCTGGGCTTCTGGCCGTCTGCTGCACAATAATGGTTTCAACCTTTCCAACCATACAGAGTCGCGACCCTGTCTATGAGCATAATCACTTTTTGCAAACTCTTCTGGTTTTACAGCTGATACAAACGGTATCACAAGATCTAGAGTCCCTGATTTAATAACTTGAGCTTCTAATTCCTTATTTGCGACAAGAACTGCGATGGACAAACACGCGTAATATTTCACGTGCTTGTCTTCAGAAAACGCAAGGGGAAACAACCATTCCGGAACTTTCTGCTGAGTCATGATTTCTTGATTATCTGGTCCACCAAACAGGGACAAGTTTGACAATGCTTTTGCACACTTCCGTAAAATCTTTGTATCGTTGCTACGACACCAGTACAAAACTGAATCTAAACCACCATGCTGAATCACTGAGGTTGAGATTTCTCCGctaactttaaacaaattttccaAAATACCAACAGTACTTAAAGCCAAACTTTGAACTCCGATAGCTCTCTGGCTCATTTTTACGACTTTCTCCAAACCTTCTTTTGTGACTGTCTCTCTGTTTCTCAAGGACATAACTTGTTCTAATAAAGTAGATGAGGCCAGAAGGACATCGTGATTTTCATTGTCACAGTTCTTAACCAGCAGACTAAGTACACTTTCATTTCTTATTATATCACATAGGCCACAAGCCAAGTCTCTCCCATATACGGGAAAGTTCCATGCATCAGTCATGGCCTCAAGAATACTCTTCAAAGGTTTAATTTCGTCACTTCCAGTTGCTCTTTTCAGTTCAGAAATGTCTCTCTCAAGAGAAGCACAAAACTGCTGATATTTCAGTTTGAGGTTATTTTTGTTCTGCCACGCAGCATGGCTGTCAGATGCTCCTGGACTTTGGCTTACAAGTAacggatatttactataaaaactAGAAGCAACTTTCTCATTATGCAGAACGTCAACATATTCCGGTGCAAATTCCGGTTCAACAGAATCACCACTTTCATCGATATCATCAAGTGCATCTGCTGAATATGATCTAGAGCTCATAGAGCTGTATGAAACTTTAGTTGTCTTTTTCGTAACAAGGACTTCTTTCTGTGGTATAGTTTGTAATGCTTGGTTCATACGCAACTTATAGCGGACATCTTTCATTGCACTTGACGCAGTGCTGATGCTCTCTGTTTCTGAGTCAATGTTGGACAAATCAAAGTAAactcttgaactttcagacacaCGTTTTCCGGACAACGGTGGTTCATCATCTACATCATCAAAGCTTTCAAATGACATTGCGTTTCCTAACATAACACGATGTATATCTCTTTCGGTAAGTTCGGCATCGGACATGGATCTATGAGGGACAGCTGAAGAATCAAACCTGTCAATTTTAAATGATTCTTCACTCTCATCATCTAAACCATTAGTCAGAACTTCTTCTTCACCATCCACATTTGAATCATTAACATTTGCTTCTGCCATCTTTACAACTATTGTTACTTCAtctaaaatggaacaaaaaaatgGATGGAACAAATTCTATACTGGCATAAGTGCAGTGCCCATTGATATCAGTATGTATCTtacatgctttttttttaaatgatatcatTCAAAATAGATACCcatttaattttgacattttattttttctaacaatCATGAACTCTCCAAGGTATTATTGTAGTATTTTCATCTCTACCTTTCTCTGAATGACATTGATCCTAAAGTAGTACTCTTAACAGTTGTGTTCTCATCTCTAACTTTTATTGAATGACTGTGATCCCTGTTCTTATTTGTTGTGTTTTCATCACTGTAGTtcccaatttttttattatactaATCTTACTATTGTGTTCTCATCCCCAGCTTTCCCAAAATTACTGTCATCCTGTTGTGTTCTCATCTCTGACTTTCCCAAAGTTACTGCTTTAGCTAATCTTACTGCCACCTTTTCAAAAATTACCAATATCCCTAATCTTACAGTTATGTTCTCATTACTGTTGTACCCAAATTTATTGTTATCCTTaatcttattattgtgttttcaTCACTGCCTTTCCAAAAACTACCAATATCCTtagttttttttgtattcactcaGTCAGTGCCTTCCCTGAAATACTAATTTCCCTTATTAAATTGTTCTTGTTCTCTCTTTTACAATTTGTTTATCTAGTAATGTTTTCAAAGTGTTCTCAAATTCACTACAGGTTTCGAGAAATCTAATTTGTTTAGATCATTGTCTAATTTCATCCTCTTCAAAACTTCTGATACCTAGCCTTATTGCCTACTATCACTGCTCTCTAATTATTTCCTTAAGCTTATTGCCCTTATTTCATCACTTCCTTCCCAAAACTTCTGATGTCCCTGCCTTATTGCTCTTACTTTATCACTGCCTCCTCTAGATACTATTATCCTTAAGCTTATTGCCCTTAAATTATCACTTCCTACCCAAAAGTTCTGATGCACCTGTCTTGTTGCTCTTACTTTATCACTGCCTTCTCAAACACATTACTATCCTTAAAACTATTGCCCTTAAATTATCACTTCCTACCCAAAAGTTCTGATGTCCCTGCCTTATTGCTGttattttatctgttttcaaGGGAAggcattaaattttgtgtcattCCATTATATGGAAACTTATTCACACTTTATACTTTACAGCTAtggaaacatatatatttatcgACTATTCAATATATGCACTAGTAAGTAACATAGATTTGGTTTTATGTTACCTagttaaaggtggtcagtcatatctaagcaacattttatgatatttttcagttctgTATCCATAGAGATTTATTTTCAGGAACAGACCTATAACAGAGTTAGATCCTTGTTAGAAATGAATGTTTTACTATTTCTATAAAATCTTGTAACAatctccctttaatataaaagtatgtttcttttgatttcaatataatttctagttctACATAGACATTGGGTTATTTCAAGTAtgtgaaacaaaaggcaagtttcaaaacaatgCATACCTTTggactttgtttattttcaatatatcttgGTTGCACTTCCATGGTAGTTAAAGGGAagttataataattttacaaacttgcatttcttatgaatttcagcaaaatacatagaggatatttgtttgttttttcgtgaatatggaatatatctcactgagaagtgagaaattttcaaatattttcacgagcgcatagcgtgagtgaaaatgtgaaaattttctcacttcgagatgagatatattccatattcacgaaaaaacaaacaaattttctttttattttatgctcaattacgttgagatgtgcattttgcaactatttttaatctCAGTGCAGGAAACAGATGCGCATAAACAggcatgacgtcagacgtgctgtgacatTATAAAGATGCATACAATATAAAGttccatttaattttattttttgctgcataacactataaaattctctttaagtaaaataatttgaatcgaaaaatttactataaagaacaaagtgcgactacaattttcattctgttgtaagcaattaatttaaaattcatacacaatgtaatgagggggcgcagctatatctctcacagtgtgaaaatatagatttcatattttcacaacacattgtgagtgatgagatatgaaaatatttaactgatagaatacagtatttcattagttagcatagaataaatacttgtcaatgcaaatctttgacaaatacaATACAGTAGATCTTATATTGGTATCATTCCTCTCCTTACTTTATAATCAACTTTGATATTGTTTAGAATTTAAACTGTGATTTATATGCCatggttgaaaataaagtttattcaATTCTATTTTATTCCTTATGCTCAAATAACTCTATCTatgttgggcaaccaggataccAAAatcgactgaaatactgttgaaaaaaacggcgttaaacccaaaacaaacaaacaaacaaaggataCCAAAATCAATTTTTAAGTATCTCTGAAATTAACATTTTAAGAACTCTATAAGACAATACTGTCACACAATTCAAAAGTTTTCTAACAAACAATTAGCTGACCAAATCTATGACACTTAAAAGTCATCTCCTTTATATTGATTTCATATAATAGTTCTCATGTTGAGCACAGTAAATGATATCTAGTTAATGACCAATTTTAATAGGTATGCTCCAGTGGAACTATTTGAGAAAAGGACCTTACaagatgctacagacaaaatttGGTAAATCGATCAAGGTTCAGAAAGAAGTTGcttaatagttttattttgcTCCTACAAAAAGCTCAGGAGAGCTTTTGTATCGCCTTGGCTGTACGTGTCGTGTCaacatttgactgttaacatCTAGAGTCACAATTTAGCCTaacttattgaaacttggtcagaaaagttACCCATAAAATCTtaacgagttcgatattgggtcacggGGCCAAAACTGTCCAGGTCAAATAAAGGAAAGTTGTTACACTCTAGAGTCACAATTGGCCAACTTAATGAACTTGGTCAAAGTGTACCTCAATAATCTTAGACAATATtcgatattggtcatctgggtcaaaactagtcactggtcaaatcaaagaaaagcttgttaacactcagagGAACAATTTTGTTccaagttaatgaaacttggtcagaagtacCTCAAAAATCTTGAATGATTCGATATTGGTATTCTGTGTCAaaacaggtcaccaggtcaaatcaaaggaaaagcttgttaacactgtagaggccacatttatgactgtatctttatgaaactttgtcagaatgttactcatgatgatctccaaatccagtttgaatctgggtcatgtctggtcaaatcaaaggaaaagctagttaacattctagaggccacatttatgatcatatcttaatgaaacttggtcagaatgttaatattgatgatctataggtcatgttcaaatctgggtgaggttggttcaaaaactaggttaccaggtcaaatcaaaggaaaagcttgttaacactctagaggccacatttatgactgtttcttcattaaacttagtcagaatgttaatcttgatgatctttaggtcaagttcgaatctgggtcatatggggtcaaaaactaggtcaccaggtcaaatcaaaggaaagttatcttaatgaaactatcttgatgatctttaggtcaataggtcaggtgagcgatacagggccttcatggccctcttgttagctctagtgacccctaaaatcagtctatttttaactctggtggccgctaaaatcagtcaagcaaaaTCAATTCAACAAATTTGAAAGACGACCTTAAAACAGATCAAGAACAAGTTTGGTGATGGTCTATTCAGTGGctgatgagaagttgtttaaaggtttttctatttttagctcttgctgCCCTTCTAATCAGTCAagcagaacaatttgaacaaagtaggagaggactttataaggatgctacagacctgAGGTTTAGAAACATTCCATCAGGAGATTCATGAGACGTCGTTTAATGGTTTTTCTTCTTTAGGTGGTCCCTAAAATCAGTCGAGTCACCgtgagaaccatttgaacaaattttatgaGAGGACATTACAACAATACAACAGACCAAGTCTGGCAATGATCAATCATGTGGTTCACATGGTTGACCTTgtggtaacaaggtttttttcctatttttagctctggtggcccaaATCAATATGGTAAAGGCTCATAGCCTCATTACAATATCTCAAAATTTAAGACTAGCACATTTTAAACAGTATCAGCTTTTACgtaaaaatggtgaaaaaatgacACTTTCCCATTTTCCAaattgggcgtataaaaatgagtACAAAACTATTAAATTGTACTACCTTAACAGCTACTAAAAAGAATGAGGATCTGGACAGAAGTAtactttatgaattaatggcgTACATtaccccttacagaagaaaaaggcctgctgcgtactcttgctgtgtacatacagcgtatatgatgcgtacatgatgtgtactgaaagcaagggctttaaatagtacgcaggatatacaccgcacatacaccgatagtacgtttgtagtacacttttgacatgcaaatgagctctgccgcgtactacttgctgcgtacatgctgtggactacatagtacacaggatgtacgctggaggaatttagtatgcgggaaatagtacgcagcatgtacgcggcacatacacttttcacatgcaaatgagcctgcggtgtactacccctgcggcgtacatgctgtgtactcctgcggcgtacatgctgtgtactcctgcggcgtacattctgtgtactcctggcccgagtcctgcggcgtacatgctgtgtactcctgctgcatacatgctgtgtactcttgtggcgaaactgctgtgataatgtaaattccttaccccaccaactttcttatgcaaatgctgatcatttggacagaaaaaaaacagaaaaaagataagtgacatgcatcaataagtatttacccttaccaaaataatgtagattgatgttatcaaataaattagtatgcttttcttcatccacttttcaatgaaataaatcagtttttgtagcatgtaatttggtaaacatctgaagaaaatggcgtaactgcatcaaggggaaacaactttaatgcaactaaatataagtgttataaatttcgaagtatctgcggtgtacatgcagtgtactattttcttgtacaagtccctcctgcgtacatgcagtgtactccttaaattttcagagtctgtgctgcgtacttgaagtgtactagtgacctcctgcgtacatgctgtgtactcgtcgagatagtacgcggcatgtacgcggcatgcggtgtatgtaaaatgtactcctctggcgtactactgtgttcgcggcatatacacagcaaatacgcagcatgtacgccacagaggcttgcttctgtaagggaccTTTTTGGATAAATATCCAGTCACATCTATTTATTAAATTCTCAGTTTCCTTCTGATTCTAAGTTTTTACAGTTTTGTCTGATCACTTCTTCACAATTTATTAGTTACTGTCACTTATACAAATAATTagagaaaaaaacatactttaaatattaaaaaatgaactTACAAGGagtgatataattatgttctgtAACATCAAAGTCTAAAAATTAGGTcctaaaaattaatttaaaaaataatagttcCTTTAATATCTgccaatatttttaaacatataggttacattctaccaattcaattccttatttatttcatattaataacaaaacattcagacctcattttcagcactttagagcatttcaatgatatgaaaaccatatatggtcatttagtacaacatgtcttcttatcaaaaatagaaaaatattgacatgttatgttgaatataagaaaaattatctgttctgagaaacatcaccctctaaaaatgcccccatgaaaacagccgtttagcagttacatgtaggtagacatttttcgcaaagaataaaacttattccaagaaatttacaatgaaaatggtgtagatctattctcaatactataagcaataaacataagccaaaaatttaactgtcacctcctcatgtcactcattataccagatttcatccatagcatggaactacattttggactacttcacatgtaacactgagtagtcacttccggtttggtgtaatccgtccttaaagaaacatttttcatactcaaaatgtgttattttcccttaaattgtaccagtaacctaaatgcatgaaaaaaataccagtttctgtttgatacaatcaattttcaaggttttatggctttttcagtaatgtatgctagcgcgccaaatttcctggaaaaaagctgtcgcaacatcatttttgaccacttttccttgcttgagcttatttttgccatattttatcaagttttaccataaagtgcactcaaatcacacactgtaactgtaaaatataccaaaactcacccctgacacctaaaacataccaatatttggtcaataaatatgcattttttgaaaaaaatacacccaaaacagtgattttgaaatatttttagtttttcttattttctctgctaaattgcactgaaattgtcatcttctatcataatctggccaaactagcctgtttacagccacatctaaacaagtttaattTTTTACCCCTTCACAACTtctaggttacattctaccaattcaattccttacttatttcatattaataacaaaacattctgacctcattttcagcactttagagcatttcaatgatatgaaaaccatatatggtcatttagcataacatgtcttcttatcaaaaatagaaaaatattgacatgttatgttgaatataagaaaaataatctgttctgagaaacatcaccctctaaaaatgcccccatgaaaacagccgtttagcagttacgcgtaggtagacatttttcgcaaagaataaaacttatttcaagaaatttacaatgaaaatggtctagatctattctcaatactataagcaataaacataagccaaaaatttaattGTCatctcctcatgtcactcattataccagatttcatccatagcatggaactacattttggactacttcacatgtaacactgagtagtcacttccggtttggtgtaatctgTCCTATATATGGGTTTTCCAATGTCAACACgttattttgaaatcataaaatatatcaattatgACAAGGTCAGGATTTCAAAATAATGGATTTGTTTCAGTGAAagcaatatatatgtaaaatatacagCCTGATagactttttcattatttgatgtGATGCAGCTGTGTGTCTACTTTCTACTGTGCTTAGTGGGCAGTTGTGATCCTACAGACAGACTTTCGAAAGTGCCAAAAAACTACATGTCTTTTATTCATCTTGGAGACTGGTCCAAATAAAGGTTTTGGAATGTTTTAACCAGAATGTGCACCTAAGTGATAGGACAAAGAAGTCAGGATATCTATTAAACTTTAAGTCACCAAAGGATGCTACTTTAAAATATGAGATCAAGTAATAATAAGTCATATCCCAAAGACTGCTTCcggttagtccaaataataggatgctTAGGAGAGCGTGATTACTTTTTTACACTGGTTTAGCTGAacagccaaatgagtaaggctagatCAATTGTTTGACACTAAGAAAATTTAAGATTATAAAATTATAAGAATTAAGATATTAAGAACTGATATCTTTAgtaaacaagagaaaaaaaataagttaaatcataatgtaCTGAACTCATTAAGAAATTGATTAAAGGACAGCTAGAGAATCTCCAGAGGGTAGTTAAGCCATCTGGTAGAAGTCGCATGCAGGCTTGGTGTCTGGCACAGGAGCTCGAGGTCAGGATCACAGATTTTTCAGCCTTGTCCAATCTTTATCTGTAATGGCAGAGCTCGAGTTTACAGCCTTTATGGCCAAACTTGGATTTAGATTTTTTAGTATGCCGTAGTTAAAGTAGTTtgtgaataatttttaaatgttgaaattataGAAACTTTGGATCATAATGGTAAATGCCGTAAACTCCCGGCAATACGTAACGGGCAGACATGGCCGAAAAATCTGTGTTCCCGAACTCGAGCTCCTGTGTTTATATATTTACCGATTTCAATAAAAGTGAATTGATTGTTTTGCGTTGTGTTGTATTGTGGGTGTCCGGTTTGTGGCGGTtactagtccaactaattgtacgcgagccacgatattgtgataatttttgcatcgGTCTTTCCTCCAAAGATCCTAACTAAAGAGAGGGAATTATGacctatcacgaaaatatctcagaatcaggTTTGACGACAAATTATTTAgactacagtgctttagggtatagcggattttagggtatagaggatagattgataaattttatatttagacttgaattattgtataaatttccatatcattcttttactggcatgcaaacagatattctgacatacattttaaatatttgcttgttgtgttatttttcatatgtcatcaaatgtaaaataaa
The genomic region above belongs to Mercenaria mercenaria strain notata chromosome 12, MADL_Memer_1, whole genome shotgun sequence and contains:
- the LOC123533651 gene encoding NAD(+) hydrolase sarm1-like isoform X3; this encodes MAEANVNDSNVDGEEEVLTNGLDDESEESFKIDRFDSSAVPHRSMSDAELTERDIHRVMLGNAMSFESFDDVDDEPPLSGKRVSESSRVYFDLSNIDSETESISTASSAMKDVRYKLRMNQALQTIPQKEVLVTKKTTKVSYSSMSSRSYSADALDDIDESGDSVEPEFAPEYVDVLHNEKVASSFYSKYPLLVSQSPGASDSHAAWQNKNNLKLKYQQFCASLERDISELKRATGSDEIKPLKSILEAMTDAWNFPVYGRDLACGLCDIIRNESVLSLLVKNCDNENHDVLLASSTLLEQVMSLRNRETVTKEGLEKVVKMSQRAIGVQSLALSTVGILENLFKVSGEISTSVIQHGGLDSVLYWCRSNDTKILRKCAKALSNLSLFGGPDNQEIMTQQKVPEWLFPLAFSEDKHVKYYACLSIAVLVANKELEAQVIKSGTLDLVIPFVSAVKPEEFAKSDYAHRQGRDSVWLERLKPLLCSRRPEAQALAAFHFAMEAAIKSEQGKNEIFYDIGVIEPLRKVASSPNAVASRLAREALQTIGEETPHKLSQQVPLWTTEDVSHWVSEIGFKEYAPMFEDCKIDGDLLLQMDENDMIESIQMKPGMIRRRFQRELVNLKVTADYSSYDPTKIDPWLMSVLPELSQYTYAMLRNGMDRTLLSTTTEDELKDVCGVNNGIHRRIIMQHLNGLAIGTESDITPDASSYLRSTGGLVTRSSIDCGASLAICPRPVDVFISYRRSTGSQLASLLKVHLQLRGFSVFLDIDRLRAGKFDENLLMNIKLAKHFLLVLTTNALDRCIGDMDRQDWVHKEIVTALESQCNIIPILDNCDWPEPEQLPEDMRPVCYFNGIRWVHEYQDACINKVESFLRGELKSLPDKMCHTKALKKSASGVSGTSSRGSKGNLTPQNSFELPKPKDWTIEDTPIIGSLVRYLE
- the LOC123533651 gene encoding NAD(+) hydrolase sarm1-like isoform X4, producing MSGYFTYDEVTIVVKMAEANVNDSNVDGEEEVLTNGLDDESEESFKIDRFDSSAVPHRSMSDAELTERDIHRVMLGNAMSFESFDDVDDEPPLSGKRVSESSRVYFDLSNIDSETESISTASSAMKDVRYKLRMNQALQTIPQKEVLVTKKTTKVSYSSMSSRSYSADALDDIDESGDSVEPEFAPEYVDVLHNEKVASSFYSKYPLLVSQSPGASDSHAAWQNKNNLKLKYQQFCASLERDISELKRATGSDEIKPLKSILEAMTDAWNFPVYGRDLACGLCDIIRNESVLSLLVKNCDNENHDVLLASSTLLEQVMSLRNRETVTKEGLEKVVKMSQRAIGVQSLALSTVGILENLFKVSGEISTSVIQHGGLDSVLYWCRSNDTKILRKCAKALSNLSLFGGPDNQEIMTQQKVPEWLFPLAFSEDKHVKYYACLSIAVLVANKELEAQVIKSGTLDLVIPFVSAVKPEEFAKSDYAHRQGRDSVWLERLKPLLCSRRPEAQALAAFHFAMEAAIKSEQGKNEIFYDIGVIEPLRKVASSPNAVASRLAREALQTIGEETPHKLSQQVPLWTTEDVSHWVSEIGFKEYAPMFEDCKIDGDLLLQMDENDMIESIQMKPGMIRRRFQRELVNLKVTADYSSYDPTKIDPWLMSVLPELSQYTYAMLRNGMDRTLLSTTTEDELKDVCGVNNGIHRRIIMQHLNGLAIGTESDITPDASSYLRSTGGLVTRSSIDCGASLAICPRPVDVFISYRRSTGSQLASLLKVHLQLRGFSVFLDIDRLRAGKFDENLLMNIKLAKHFLLVLTTNALDRCIGDMDRQDWVHKEIVTALESQCNIIPILDNCDWPEPEQLPEDMRPVCYFNGIRWIHDYQDACIDKLNKFICGQAQIAPSQPLSLPGPEPVHDKHEKKEVRVCSLASEKATKKEKHTDKVE